One genomic segment of Macaca fascicularis isolate 582-1 chromosome 19, T2T-MFA8v1.1 includes these proteins:
- the FIZ1 gene encoding flt3-interacting zinc finger protein 1 isoform X2 → MWQEFPLPLRPAAPLCPTHSAQAPRVSALRQGLQAQLQPSQPPALAYRGAALPLLRLPQGVPRLHRPAAPPGFLDPGNKMCTFKEAKQALEELEEGQCDWSTEKQKECGSGEVWRMLDPGNTAVVHTGEKPYCCLVCELRFSSRSSLGRHLKRQHRGVLPSPLQPGPGLPALSAPCSVCCNVGPCSVCGGAGTGGGEGPEGAGAGLGSWGLAEAAAAAAASLPPFACGACARRFDHGRELAAHWAAHTDVKPFKCPRCERDFNAPALLERHKLTHDLQGPGAPPAQGWAAGAGAGPETASKSAAAEAGDAPPTSDGRLLLGPAGGGVPKLGGLLPEGGGEAPAPAAAAEPSEDTLYQCDCGTFFASAAALASHLEAHSGPATYGCGHCGALYAALAALEEHRRVSHGEGGAEEAAAAAREGEPASGEPPSGSGRGKKIFGCSECEKLFRSPRDLERHVLVHTGEKPFPCLECGKFFRHECYLKRHRLLHGTERPFPCHICGKGFITLSNLSRHLKLHRGMD, encoded by the exons ATGTGGCAAGAGTTTCCGCTACCGCTCAGACCTGCGGCGCCACTTTGCCCGACACACAGCGCTCAAGCCCCACGCGTGTCCGCGCTGCGGCAAGGGCTTCAAGCACAGCTTCAACCTAGCCAACCACCTGCGCTCGCATACCGGGGAGCGGCCCTACCGCTGCTCCGCCTGCCCCAAGGGGTTCCGCGACTCCACCGGCCTGCTGCACCACCAG GCTTTCTGGATCCAGGGAACAAGATGTGTACTTTCAAGGAAGCAAAGCAGGCTTTGGAGGAACTGGAGGAAGGCCAGTGTGACTGGAGCACGGAGAAGCAGAAAGAGTGTGGCTCAGGAGAAGTCTGGAGAATGCTGGACCCTGGAAATACAGCT GTCGTCcacactggtgagaaaccctaCTGCTGCCTGGTCTGCGAGCTCCGCTTCTCCtcacgctccagcctgggccgccaCCTCAAGCGCCAGCACCGCGGGgttctcccctctcccctgcaGCCCGGCCCTGGCCTGCCCGCCTTGAGTGCGCCCTGCTCCGTCTGCTGCAATGTGGGGCCCTGCTCGGTGTGCGGGGGCGCGGGGACCGGCGGTGGAGAGGGCCCCGAGGGGGCAGGCGCGGGTCTGGGCAGCTGGGGGCTGGCAGAGGCGGCAGCTGCAGCCGCGGCCTCCTTGCCCCCATTTGCGTGCGGCGCCTGCGCGCGGCGCTTCGACCACGGCCGGGAGCTGGCGGCCCACTGGGCGGCGCACACCGACGTGAAGCCCTTCAAGTGCCCGCGCTGCGAGCGCGACTTCAACGCACCCGCGCTGCTGGAGCGGCACAAGCTGACGCACGACTTGCAGGGCCCGGGCGCGCCCCCAGCGCAGGGCTGGGCCGCGGGGGCAGGTGCAGGGCCCGAGACGGCGAGCAAAAGCGCCGCTGCGGAGGCGGGCGACGCTCCTCCGACCTCGGACGGCAGGCTGCTCCTGGGCCCCGCGGGGGGCGGCGTGCCCAAGCTCGGGGGGCTGCTCCCTGAGGGCGGTGGGGAGGCGCCTGCACCTGCAGCGGCCGCCGAGCCCTCGGAAGACACCCTGTACCAGTGCGACTGCGGGACCTTCTTCGCGTCGGCCGCGGCCCTGGCCAGCCACCTGGAGGCCCATTCGGGCCCGGCCACCTACGGCTGCGGCCACTGCGGGGCTCTGTACGCGGCGCTGGCCGCCTTGGAGGAGCATCGGCGGGTCAGCCACGGCGAGGGTGGCGCGGAGGAGGCGGCGGCCGCGGCCCGGGAAGGGGAGCCGGCGTCCGGGGAGCCCCCGTCTGGCTCTGGCCGCGGCAAGAAGATCTTCGGCTGCTCCGAGTGCGAGAAGCTGTTCCGCTCGCCGCGAGACCTGGAGCGGCACGTGCTGGTGCACACTGGCGAGAAGCCGTTCCCGTGCCTGGAGTGCGGCAAGTTCTTCCGCCACGAGTGCTACCTCAAGCGCCACCGGCTGCTGCATGGCACCGAGCGGCCCTTCCCCTGCCACATCTGCGGCAAGGGCTTCATCACGCTCAGCAACCTCTCCAGGCACCTGAAGCTGCACCGGGGCATGGACTGA
- the FIZ1 gene encoding flt3-interacting zinc finger protein 1 isoform X1 encodes MDDVPTPTPAPAPPAAAAPRVPFHCSECGKSFRYRSDLRRHFARHTALKPHACPRCGKGFKHSFNLANHLRSHTGERPYRCSACPKGFRDSTGLLHHQVVHTGEKPYCCLVCELRFSSRSSLGRHLKRQHRGVLPSPLQPGPGLPALSAPCSVCCNVGPCSVCGGAGTGGGEGPEGAGAGLGSWGLAEAAAAAAASLPPFACGACARRFDHGRELAAHWAAHTDVKPFKCPRCERDFNAPALLERHKLTHDLQGPGAPPAQGWAAGAGAGPETASKSAAAEAGDAPPTSDGRLLLGPAGGGVPKLGGLLPEGGGEAPAPAAAAEPSEDTLYQCDCGTFFASAAALASHLEAHSGPATYGCGHCGALYAALAALEEHRRVSHGEGGAEEAAAAAREGEPASGEPPSGSGRGKKIFGCSECEKLFRSPRDLERHVLVHTGEKPFPCLECGKFFRHECYLKRHRLLHGTERPFPCHICGKGFITLSNLSRHLKLHRGMD; translated from the exons ATGGATGACGTCCCGACCCCAACCCCTGCACCAGCACCGCCCGCCGCTGCCGCCCCCCGGGTCCCATTTCACTGCAGTGAATGTGGCAAGAGTTTCCGCTACCGCTCAGACCTGCGGCGCCACTTTGCCCGACACACAGCGCTCAAGCCCCACGCGTGTCCGCGCTGCGGCAAGGGCTTCAAGCACAGCTTCAACCTAGCCAACCACCTGCGCTCGCATACCGGGGAGCGGCCCTACCGCTGCTCCGCCTGCCCCAAGGGGTTCCGCGACTCCACCGGCCTGCTGCACCACCAG GTCGTCcacactggtgagaaaccctaCTGCTGCCTGGTCTGCGAGCTCCGCTTCTCCtcacgctccagcctgggccgccaCCTCAAGCGCCAGCACCGCGGGgttctcccctctcccctgcaGCCCGGCCCTGGCCTGCCCGCCTTGAGTGCGCCCTGCTCCGTCTGCTGCAATGTGGGGCCCTGCTCGGTGTGCGGGGGCGCGGGGACCGGCGGTGGAGAGGGCCCCGAGGGGGCAGGCGCGGGTCTGGGCAGCTGGGGGCTGGCAGAGGCGGCAGCTGCAGCCGCGGCCTCCTTGCCCCCATTTGCGTGCGGCGCCTGCGCGCGGCGCTTCGACCACGGCCGGGAGCTGGCGGCCCACTGGGCGGCGCACACCGACGTGAAGCCCTTCAAGTGCCCGCGCTGCGAGCGCGACTTCAACGCACCCGCGCTGCTGGAGCGGCACAAGCTGACGCACGACTTGCAGGGCCCGGGCGCGCCCCCAGCGCAGGGCTGGGCCGCGGGGGCAGGTGCAGGGCCCGAGACGGCGAGCAAAAGCGCCGCTGCGGAGGCGGGCGACGCTCCTCCGACCTCGGACGGCAGGCTGCTCCTGGGCCCCGCGGGGGGCGGCGTGCCCAAGCTCGGGGGGCTGCTCCCTGAGGGCGGTGGGGAGGCGCCTGCACCTGCAGCGGCCGCCGAGCCCTCGGAAGACACCCTGTACCAGTGCGACTGCGGGACCTTCTTCGCGTCGGCCGCGGCCCTGGCCAGCCACCTGGAGGCCCATTCGGGCCCGGCCACCTACGGCTGCGGCCACTGCGGGGCTCTGTACGCGGCGCTGGCCGCCTTGGAGGAGCATCGGCGGGTCAGCCACGGCGAGGGTGGCGCGGAGGAGGCGGCGGCCGCGGCCCGGGAAGGGGAGCCGGCGTCCGGGGAGCCCCCGTCTGGCTCTGGCCGCGGCAAGAAGATCTTCGGCTGCTCCGAGTGCGAGAAGCTGTTCCGCTCGCCGCGAGACCTGGAGCGGCACGTGCTGGTGCACACTGGCGAGAAGCCGTTCCCGTGCCTGGAGTGCGGCAAGTTCTTCCGCCACGAGTGCTACCTCAAGCGCCACCGGCTGCTGCATGGCACCGAGCGGCCCTTCCCCTGCCACATCTGCGGCAAGGGCTTCATCACGCTCAGCAACCTCTCCAGGCACCTGAAGCTGCACCGGGGCATGGACTGA
- the ZNF524 gene encoding zinc finger protein 524, which produces MDTPSPDPLPSPLPGEEAKPLALPPPVPRGRRGRRPGGAASSHRTLKASSLPRKRGRPPKSGQEPPLVQVHGVAAPVGSSGGNDLLLIDDQGVPYTVSEGSAAGPQGSGPRKAPHFCPVCLRAFPYLSDLERHSISHSELKPHQCKVCGKTFKRSSHLRRHCNIHAGLRPFRCPLCPRRFREAGELAHHHRVHSGERPYQCPICRLRFTEANTLRRHAKRKHPEAMGVPLCAPDPGSEPPWDEEGIPATAGAEEEEETEGKGEPA; this is translated from the coding sequence ATGGACACCCCCAGCCCAGACCCGTTGCCTTCGCCTTTGCCCGGGGAGGAAGCGAAACCTCTGGCCTTACCTCCTCCTGTTCCCCGGGGCCGCCGAGGCCGTCGTCCTGGGGGAGCCGCCTCCTCACATCGGACACTCAAGGCCTCCTCCCTCCCTCGCAAGCGGGGCCGCCCCCCCAAGTCAGGGCAGGAGCCCCCACTGGTGCAGGTGCACGGCGTGGCAGCCCCAGTAGGCAGCAGTGGCGGCAACGACCTCCTCCTGATCGATGATCAGGGTGTGCCCTATACAGTCTCTGAAGGGTCAGCGGCTGGGCCTCAGGGCTCCGGCCCCAGGAAGGCCCCACACTTCTGCCCAGTGTGCCTGCGGGCCTTCCCCTACCTCTCTGACCTGGAGCGCCACAGTATCTCGCACTCAGAGCTGAAGCCACACCAGTGCAAGGTTTGCGGCAAGACCTTCAAGCGCTCCAGCCACCTGCGGCGGCACTGCAACATCCATGCCGGCCTGCGGCCCTTCCGCTGCCCGCTGTGCCCCCGCCGCTTCCGCGAGGCGGGCGAGCTGGCGCACCACCACCGCGTGCACTCGGGAGAGCGCCCGTACCAGTGCCCCATCTGCCGGCTGCGCTTTACAGAGGCCAACACGCTCCGGCGCCATGCCAAGCGCAAGCACCCGGAGGCCATGGGGGTACCCCTGTGTGCACCAGATCCAGGGTCTGAACCGCCGTGGGACGAGGAGGGCATCCCGGCCACAGCAGGggccgaggaggaggaggagacagagggGAAGGGGGAGCCGGCCTGA